In Nitrososphaerota archaeon, a genomic segment contains:
- a CDS encoding DNA-binding protein Alba, with amino-acid sequence MSKANAKSKNASENAAAESKAAEKKPVRTSPPNHIFIGKKPVMSYAMSALIQLAQMGEVVLKARGMVISRAVDVAEIITKRLGNNAYEVKSIVIDTEQVGTGEDVRNVSTIEIKVGRKQ; translated from the coding sequence ATGTCTAAAGCAAATGCCAAGTCTAAAAACGCATCTGAGAACGCGGCTGCGGAGAGCAAGGCTGCGGAGAAGAAGCCTGTGAGAACCTCGCCTCCTAACCACATCTTCATAGGGAAGAAGCCTGTGATGAGCTACGCTATGTCTGCTCTAATCCAGCTTGCGCAGATGGGTGAAGTCGTGCTCAAAGCTAGGGGAATGGTCATATCTAGAGCGGTAGATGTCGCTGAGATTATAACTAAGAGGCTTGGTAATAACGCCTACGAGGTCAAGAGCATAGTTATAGATACAGAGCAGGTCGGTACAGGCGAGGACGTCAGAAACGTTTCAACAATCGAAATCAAAGTGGGAAGAAAGCAGTAG
- a CDS encoding nucleotidyltransferase family protein produces MKAVILAGGFGKRLKPITDTIPKPLIEICGKPILVRQIEWLRSHGVEDVILCIGFLKEKIIEYLGNGRKFGVRVGYVVEDEPLGTGGAILNAEHLLRGDKHFLVLNGDILTDLDPRPLMNDVEGYVGTLALVPLRSPYGIINIDEREVVTSFVEKPILHTYWINAGVYCLSAEVFPYLKEKSNIETTTFPELAAKGLLKAVRYKDCFWRSIDVHKDIEEVERELSGKQC; encoded by the coding sequence GTGAAGGCCGTCATCTTGGCTGGTGGCTTCGGCAAGAGGCTTAAACCGATCACAGACACCATCCCAAAGCCTCTGATCGAAATCTGCGGTAAGCCTATTTTAGTTAGGCAGATCGAGTGGCTTCGCAGCCACGGGGTTGAGGATGTGATATTGTGTATAGGGTTTTTGAAGGAGAAGATAATCGAGTATCTGGGCAATGGTAGGAAGTTCGGTGTGCGTGTTGGATATGTTGTGGAGGATGAGCCGCTCGGTACTGGAGGCGCAATTTTGAATGCTGAGCACCTTCTTAGAGGTGATAAGCATTTCCTCGTGTTGAATGGGGATATACTTACAGACCTTGATCCGAGGCCTCTTATGAACGATGTGGAGGGATATGTGGGTACGTTGGCGCTCGTACCCCTACGCTCACCTTACGGCATAATCAACATAGACGAGAGAGAGGTGGTAACGAGTTTCGTCGAAAAACCGATCTTACACACCTATTGGATAAACGCGGGTGTATACTGCCTAAGTGCTGAAGTCTTCCCCTATTTGAAGGAGAAGAGTAACATCGAAACCACAACCTTCCCGGAGTTGGCGGCTAAGGGTCTTCTTAAAGCTGTTCGCTACAAGGACTGCTTCTGGCGCTCCATAGATGTCCACAAGGATATCGAGGAGGTGGAGCGTGAGCTATCTGGTAAGCAGTGCTGA
- a CDS encoding SAM-dependent methyltransferase: protein MAVKPRVSNTLKEIPFVPTPHTVVEKMLQLAAVKPDEVVYDLGAGDGRIVFTAVNKFSAKGVAVELDPWRSSLIREKVIRQGLKERIEVRQEDLFQTTLRGADVVTLYLLPEANRRLSKKLLLELPSGARVVAHDYPIPDWRPIEVLNVKCDGKIHILYLYQPKLMKRF, encoded by the coding sequence TTGGCTGTGAAGCCAAGGGTCTCCAACACCTTAAAGGAGATACCCTTTGTTCCAACCCCTCACACGGTGGTTGAGAAGATGCTTCAGCTAGCGGCCGTGAAGCCGGATGAGGTAGTGTACGATTTGGGCGCAGGAGATGGTAGGATAGTTTTCACGGCTGTAAACAAGTTTTCAGCAAAGGGTGTTGCGGTCGAGTTAGACCCTTGGAGAAGCAGCCTAATTAGGGAGAAGGTGATTAGACAGGGGCTGAAGGAGCGGATAGAGGTGAGGCAAGAAGACCTCTTCCAGACCACGCTTAGAGGGGCTGATGTGGTCACACTATATCTGCTCCCTGAAGCAAACCGAAGACTCTCAAAGAAGCTTCTACTAGAGCTGCCGAGTGGTGCTAGGGTTGTTGCGCACGACTACCCTATCCCAGACTGGAGACCTATAGAGGTGCTTAACGTGAAGTGTGACGGCAAGATCCACATCCTCTACCTCTACCAACCCAAGTTAATGAAACGTTTTTAA
- a CDS encoding 30S ribosomal protein S10: protein MPQSARIKLTSTNLENLEAVCREIKGIVEKTGVRMKGPIPLPTKRLRVVTRKAPSGQGSHTFDKWEMRIHRRLIDIDADERTMRQLTRLRIPEDVYIQLNLSTH from the coding sequence TTGCCCCAGTCAGCGCGAATCAAGCTCACGAGCACAAACCTAGAGAACCTTGAGGCGGTCTGTAGAGAGATAAAGGGTATCGTAGAGAAGACTGGGGTTAGGATGAAGGGTCCCATCCCTCTGCCCACTAAGAGGTTAAGGGTTGTAACAAGGAAGGCGCCCTCAGGTCAGGGGAGCCACACGTTCGACAAATGGGAGATGAGGATTCATAGGCGGCTTATAGATATAGATGCTGATGAGCGGACTATGAGGCAGCTTACACGCCTACGCATACCTGAAGATGTATATATTCAGCTAAATTTAAGCACTCATTAG
- a CDS encoding DNA-directed RNA polymerase subunit K codes for MADLSDAVAASKAKGKREKEAKPKKEKVRIGPPRLTRFERARIIGARALQLALGAPPFIPLDPSIKDPMTLARKELEAKALPISIRRVLPDGEYQDIPIADLL; via the coding sequence GTGGCTGATTTGTCTGATGCTGTAGCCGCTAGTAAAGCAAAGGGGAAGAGGGAGAAGGAGGCGAAGCCTAAAAAGGAGAAGGTGCGTATCGGACCTCCGAGGCTTACTCGATTTGAGCGGGCGAGGATTATTGGGGCAAGGGCGCTGCAGCTAGCATTAGGCGCTCCACCCTTCATACCTTTAGACCCAAGTATTAAGGACCCTATGACTCTAGCGCGTAAAGAGCTTGAGGCGAAGGCCCTCCCTATATCCATAAGAAGAGTACTGCCGGATGGCGAGTACCAAGATATACCGATAGCAGACCTCCTCTAG
- the apgM gene encoding 2,3-bisphosphoglycerate-independent phosphoglycerate mutase, producing the protein MLLDGVGDRPNPELNYTTPLDAALTPNLDALARQGVKGLVYPVGEGIAPESDIAVFSMLGYDVYAEYPGRGVIEAVGLDLDFRSGDLAVRANFATVDESNKIVDRRVGRDLSEEEAKSLAQALNEQVKLSGATFRFVHSVGHRAVLVIRIEGERLSGMISNTDPAYERVGRLGVAKEGRVSPYIKEAKPLEDTRAAKLAAELVNEFTRQALKVLKDHPVNQERIKRGQLPGNAVLLRDAGNELPSIKPLYDRFKMRFAALTDMPVERGVAKITGMQSFEAGGLRDYAAKAKKALELLARYGGVYVHLKGPDEPGHDGDAWGKKKVIEDIDQHFFSKLLLNIDLDQVVVAISADHSTPCNLRSHSADPVPLLITGGKAGKDEPCRFTEKDCRKGSLGSLIGKEVLERVYSFLPR; encoded by the coding sequence ATTCTACTAGATGGTGTAGGTGATCGCCCTAACCCAGAACTTAACTACACAACCCCTCTTGATGCTGCATTAACACCTAATCTTGATGCGCTAGCGAGGCAAGGCGTCAAAGGCTTAGTCTACCCTGTAGGTGAAGGTATTGCCCCAGAATCAGATATTGCGGTCTTCTCTATGCTGGGCTACGATGTCTACGCTGAGTACCCGGGGCGTGGCGTTATTGAAGCGGTGGGCTTAGACCTCGACTTCAGATCAGGCGACCTAGCGGTTAGAGCGAACTTCGCAACAGTAGATGAGTCGAATAAGATAGTTGATAGAAGGGTCGGCAGAGACCTCAGCGAAGAGGAAGCTAAATCTCTGGCTCAAGCATTGAATGAGCAAGTCAAGCTGAGCGGTGCCACATTCAGATTTGTGCACTCTGTTGGACATAGGGCTGTACTTGTAATAAGAATTGAGGGAGAGCGCCTATCTGGCATGATAAGTAACACAGATCCAGCATATGAGCGTGTAGGTAGGCTTGGCGTAGCCAAAGAAGGGAGGGTCTCACCCTACATAAAAGAAGCGAAGCCTCTAGAAGATACAAGGGCTGCTAAACTCGCTGCTGAGCTAGTAAACGAATTCACTAGACAGGCTCTTAAGGTGTTGAAGGACCACCCGGTGAATCAAGAGCGCATAAAGCGGGGGCAGCTACCGGGAAACGCGGTGCTTCTTAGAGATGCTGGAAACGAGCTTCCCTCAATCAAGCCACTTTACGATAGATTCAAGATGCGCTTCGCAGCATTAACCGATATGCCTGTGGAGAGAGGTGTGGCAAAGATAACGGGTATGCAGAGCTTTGAGGCAGGAGGGTTAAGGGATTACGCAGCTAAAGCGAAGAAGGCTCTTGAGCTGCTCGCAAGATACGGTGGTGTATATGTTCATCTGAAGGGCCCGGATGAACCCGGGCACGATGGTGACGCTTGGGGTAAGAAGAAGGTCATAGAAGATATTGATCAGCACTTCTTCAGCAAGCTGCTACTTAACATCGACCTAGATCAAGTTGTAGTAGCAATATCCGCTGATCACTCAACGCCTTGCAACTTAAGGTCTCACTCAGCCGACCCCGTGCCACTCCTTATAACTGGTGGTAAAGCGGGTAAAGATGAGCCCTGTAGATTTACTGAAAAAGATTGTAGGAAAGGAAGTTTAGGAAGTCTAATAGGTAAAGAAGTGCTGGAGAGGGTCTACTCCTTCCTACCGCGATAG
- a CDS encoding radical SAM protein, whose product MSRYHKSRAVCRVCGDEDKVVSSTIGVCIDCIRSKPDQSLPIVSEAHKEARARLGLPDKPSRSKRGIPCAICSNKCTLGDGEVGYCGLRVNVGGRLKSLTSPKRGLFYHYLDPHVTNCCSAWCCPAGTGAGYPQYAVRDGAELGYYNLAIFFYGCNFDCLFCQNHSHKSFGGIKPESAETLIRATLNNTRITCWCFFGGSPEPQLPFALEASKRALEAVGNRVLRICFEWNGCGNLLLVKRAAALAYKSGGNLKFDLKCWSEELSKALCGVSNRAAFDNLSSVAEEFKPLRVSPPLITATTLLVPGYVDEYEVEQISSFLADIDPQIPYSLLVFHPDYLLTDLPVTSVAQVERCFQAARRHLKRVNVGNVELLRYYGSGFNRFI is encoded by the coding sequence ATGAGCCGGTATCATAAGAGTAGGGCGGTCTGCAGAGTCTGCGGCGACGAAGATAAAGTGGTATCATCAACAATAGGTGTCTGTATAGACTGCATACGCTCTAAGCCAGATCAATCTCTACCGATAGTCTCTGAGGCGCATAAAGAAGCTAGAGCCAGACTCGGATTACCGGATAAGCCGAGCAGAAGCAAAAGAGGCATACCCTGCGCCATATGCTCTAACAAATGCACATTAGGGGATGGCGAAGTAGGCTACTGCGGGCTAAGGGTCAACGTAGGCGGTAGGCTCAAAAGCTTAACCTCACCCAAGAGAGGGCTCTTCTACCACTACCTAGATCCACACGTAACCAACTGCTGCTCAGCTTGGTGCTGCCCAGCTGGTACAGGCGCAGGCTACCCCCAGTATGCTGTAAGAGATGGTGCTGAGTTAGGCTACTACAATCTAGCCATATTCTTCTATGGTTGCAACTTCGACTGCCTCTTCTGCCAGAACCATTCACACAAATCTTTTGGTGGGATAAAACCAGAAAGTGCCGAAACCCTAATACGGGCTACACTAAACAACACAAGGATTACCTGCTGGTGCTTCTTCGGCGGCTCACCCGAACCTCAGCTACCATTCGCCCTAGAAGCTTCAAAAAGGGCTCTTGAGGCTGTTGGCAATAGGGTTCTAAGAATCTGCTTCGAGTGGAACGGATGCGGCAACCTGCTTCTCGTAAAAAGGGCTGCTGCGCTAGCCTACAAGAGTGGGGGTAACCTTAAGTTCGACCTTAAGTGTTGGAGTGAGGAGCTTAGCAAAGCGCTCTGCGGCGTATCTAATAGAGCTGCCTTCGATAACCTTAGCTCGGTAGCTGAAGAGTTTAAGCCGCTTAGGGTATCTCCACCACTCATCACAGCCACCACCCTACTTGTGCCCGGTTACGTCGATGAATATGAGGTTGAGCAGATATCTTCTTTCCTCGCTGATATTGATCCGCAGATACCCTATAGTCTGCTGGTCTTCCACCCAGACTACTTGCTAACAGATCTACCTGTGACGAGTGTCGCTCAAGTCGAGAGGTGCTTTCAAGCGGCTAGAAGACACCTAAAGAGGGTCAATGTTGGGAACGTTGAGCTGCTACGATACTATGGTAGCGGGTTTAACAGATTTATTTAG
- a CDS encoding vitamin B12-dependent ribonucleotide reductase, whose protein sequence is MVKRDGRVEEFKREKIVNAVLKALTATQQGDGKTAEKIADKVISVLRLSAGKRVPTVEEVQDLVEKALIEEGLAETAKAYILYRKKRAEIRAAKSFVGVVDDLKLSVNAAIVLQKRYLRRDDTGRIIETPSEMFRRVARCVAKVEGRYGGDVEKAEKTFYNLMTSLHFLPNSPTLMNAGTPIGQLSACFVLPVEDSIRGIFDALKYMALIHQSGGGTGFSFSKLRPKGDIVRSTHGVASGPVSFMRIFDAAAEVIKQGGRRRGANMGVLDVTHPDIMEFIGCKSGGNALTNFNISVAVTDDFMKRVEAGEEYSLINPRTGQEVKKMPARSVFDFIVTMAWSTGDPGLLFMDRINEANPTPHVGRIEATNPCGEQPLLPYESCNLGSINLAKMVKDGKIDWDRLRETARLAVQFLDDVIDANKFPLKKIEQVTKSNRKIGVGVMGFAEMLIQLGVPYASEKALQIASDVMRFVTEVCRERSKELGEERGSFPNFHGSVWEKKGYTAMRNATVTTIAPTGSISIIAGCSSGIEPIFAVSYVRNVLEGTRLLEVNHYFEEMAKREGFYSEQLMHKIAKTGTLRGLDEVPEHVKEVFQTAFDVPPEWHVKMQAAFQKYTDNAVSKTVNLPYEATTEDVRRVYLLAYRLGCKGITVYRYGSKGEQVLYLGGFERPDTKIFDQYVGASLEYAGGCPTPVCGLS, encoded by the coding sequence ATCGTAAAGCGTGATGGTAGAGTAGAGGAGTTTAAGCGCGAAAAGATAGTAAACGCTGTCTTAAAAGCTCTTACAGCAACGCAGCAAGGAGACGGTAAGACGGCTGAGAAGATCGCCGATAAGGTCATCTCGGTGCTGAGGCTAAGTGCTGGCAAAAGAGTGCCTACGGTGGAGGAGGTGCAGGACCTTGTTGAGAAAGCCCTTATAGAGGAAGGGTTAGCTGAAACGGCGAAGGCATACATACTATATAGAAAGAAGAGGGCTGAGATAAGAGCTGCAAAGAGCTTTGTCGGCGTGGTAGACGACCTTAAGCTGTCTGTGAACGCAGCGATCGTGCTTCAGAAAAGGTATCTGAGGCGAGATGATACTGGTAGAATAATAGAAACACCCTCGGAGATGTTTAGGCGTGTAGCACGCTGTGTAGCCAAGGTTGAGGGGCGCTACGGAGGGGATGTAGAGAAGGCAGAGAAGACATTCTATAACCTAATGACTTCGTTACACTTCCTCCCTAACTCGCCCACACTAATGAACGCTGGAACCCCGATCGGTCAGCTTTCAGCCTGCTTTGTATTACCTGTGGAGGACTCGATAAGAGGGATCTTCGATGCCCTAAAGTATATGGCGCTCATACACCAGTCAGGTGGAGGAACTGGCTTCTCATTCTCCAAGCTGAGACCCAAGGGCGATATAGTTAGATCCACGCACGGTGTAGCTTCGGGCCCAGTCTCTTTCATGCGAATATTTGATGCGGCAGCAGAGGTGATTAAGCAAGGAGGCAGAAGGCGGGGCGCCAACATGGGTGTGCTAGACGTCACACACCCAGACATAATGGAGTTCATAGGCTGCAAAAGTGGTGGAAACGCGTTAACCAACTTTAACATCTCAGTCGCTGTAACCGACGACTTCATGAAGAGGGTTGAAGCTGGTGAAGAATACAGCCTCATCAACCCTAGGACTGGTCAAGAGGTTAAGAAGATGCCTGCGCGGAGCGTCTTCGACTTCATAGTCACTATGGCTTGGTCTACTGGCGACCCTGGTCTACTGTTTATGGATAGGATAAATGAGGCTAACCCAACACCTCACGTGGGTAGGATAGAGGCCACTAACCCGTGTGGTGAGCAGCCCCTATTACCCTATGAGTCCTGTAATCTAGGCTCGATCAACCTTGCGAAGATGGTCAAGGATGGTAAGATCGATTGGGATAGGTTGAGGGAGACCGCTAGGCTTGCTGTTCAGTTCCTCGACGATGTTATAGATGCGAACAAGTTCCCTCTGAAGAAGATTGAGCAAGTTACAAAGTCGAATAGGAAGATCGGTGTTGGTGTTATGGGCTTCGCCGAGATGCTCATACAGCTAGGCGTACCCTATGCTTCAGAGAAGGCTCTGCAGATCGCTTCAGATGTTATGCGCTTCGTAACCGAGGTGTGTAGAGAACGCTCTAAGGAGCTTGGAGAAGAGAGGGGAAGCTTTCCGAACTTCCACGGGAGCGTCTGGGAGAAGAAAGGGTACACCGCTATGCGTAACGCTACAGTGACGACGATAGCCCCGACAGGCTCGATCTCTATAATAGCGGGCTGCTCAAGTGGAATAGAGCCTATCTTCGCTGTCAGCTACGTTAGAAATGTGCTTGAGGGGACTAGGCTCCTTGAAGTGAACCACTACTTTGAGGAGATGGCTAAGAGAGAGGGCTTCTACAGCGAGCAGCTGATGCATAAGATAGCAAAGACAGGGACGCTAAGAGGTTTGGATGAGGTGCCAGAGCACGTAAAAGAGGTCTTTCAGACCGCTTTTGATGTACCCCCTGAGTGGCACGTTAAGATGCAGGCTGCCTTCCAAAAGTATACTGATAACGCTGTCTCTAAGACCGTTAATCTACCCTATGAGGCGACGACCGAAGATGTGCGTAGGGTGTATTTACTAGCATATAGGCTGGGCTGCAAAGGGATAACCGTCTACAGATACGGTAGTAAAGGTGAACAGGTCCTTTACCTCGGCGGATTTGAGAGACCAGACACGAAGATATTTGATCAGTACGTGGGAGCGAGTTTAGAGTATGCTGGTGGATGCCCAACTCCCGTATGTGGTCTAAGCTAA
- a CDS encoding cation-efflux pump yields MNKTRALTLSLAAIASVVVVEGAAGILTNSLALLSDALHALFDVLATLTLLVATHLSLKPPDETHTYGHGKIESIGGFLGGLLLFVLGVDIVWSAARRLIEGEHNINPELIGFLAIFYTLAVDGLRIFVLNASLKGGESVTVKVDLFHALSDFSSTLVALAGFAFASLNIFVGDTFAALILCALFFYLSLKMVYRTSLDLSDAVPKSVFNRVKASIQTHPNIKHFDNLRMRKVGDKIFVDVDIAVPQELSVKEADLIVSDLQKKIQDTIGKSEISVKLKPSPQQPTLVDRIQHVAGRVEGVRGVHKVALTDVGQAQHLTLHIEVDPNLSTDRAHEIAEEVERRVMREVSGIGSATVHIEPTQEHIKAYVIDNRDVAESIKEIVEANRFVKKVSDVKIYGDEKKEYADVRCVLRDNLTVEEAHAVATEIERKIVEKYQRLNVTLHIEAEGDSK; encoded by the coding sequence TTGAATAAGACTAGAGCTCTTACACTCTCATTAGCCGCCATAGCCTCAGTGGTTGTAGTAGAGGGGGCTGCTGGAATATTAACGAATAGTTTAGCTCTGCTTTCCGATGCGCTGCACGCCCTCTTTGATGTTCTAGCCACATTGACACTGCTTGTCGCCACACATCTGTCGCTGAAGCCTCCTGACGAGACGCATACCTATGGTCACGGGAAGATTGAATCCATCGGGGGCTTCTTAGGTGGTCTCCTCCTTTTTGTGTTGGGGGTTGATATAGTCTGGTCAGCTGCAAGGAGGCTTATAGAGGGTGAGCATAACATTAACCCCGAGTTAATAGGTTTCTTAGCGATCTTCTACACGCTGGCCGTAGATGGCTTAAGGATCTTTGTTTTAAACGCTTCTTTGAAAGGCGGGGAGAGTGTAACGGTAAAAGTTGACCTTTTTCACGCTCTATCAGACTTCTCCTCCACTCTCGTCGCGCTAGCTGGTTTTGCATTCGCTTCATTAAACATATTCGTTGGAGACACGTTTGCTGCGCTCATATTATGTGCTCTCTTCTTTTACTTGAGCTTGAAGATGGTGTACCGCACTAGCCTTGATCTAAGTGACGCTGTGCCTAAGAGCGTATTCAATAGGGTGAAAGCAAGCATACAGACTCACCCAAATATCAAACATTTTGATAACCTAAGGATGCGTAAAGTCGGCGACAAGATATTTGTTGATGTTGACATAGCCGTACCTCAAGAACTCAGCGTTAAGGAGGCAGACTTGATCGTAAGCGATCTGCAGAAGAAGATTCAAGATACCATTGGGAAGAGCGAGATTTCGGTTAAACTCAAACCTTCTCCTCAACAACCAACGCTTGTTGACCGTATCCAACACGTTGCTGGTAGGGTGGAGGGGGTTAGAGGTGTGCATAAAGTTGCTTTGACAGATGTTGGTCAGGCTCAGCATCTGACCCTCCACATAGAAGTTGACCCTAATCTATCAACCGATAGGGCGCACGAGATAGCTGAAGAGGTTGAGAGGAGGGTGATGAGAGAGGTTAGCGGAATAGGTTCTGCAACCGTACACATAGAGCCTACTCAAGAACACATCAAAGCATATGTAATCGACAATAGGGATGTGGCTGAGAGTATTAAAGAGATTGTTGAGGCGAATAGATTCGTTAAGAAGGTTAGTGATGTAAAGATATATGGTGACGAGAAGAAGGAGTATGCTGATGTTAGATGTGTCTTGAGAGACAACCTTACGGTCGAAGAGGCGCATGCCGTTGCTACGGAGATCGAGAGGAAGATCGTTGAAAAGTATCAGAGGCTTAACGTTACCCTCCACATAGAAGCTGAAGGCGACTCCAAATAA
- a CDS encoding radical SAM protein: MFFKSSALFVWSDERVKDRLSWYYEVMLDRKPAKFRICRSIGTDLDPTQAGIEDLLKEHSRLQGKFAETLQQVKSGAATVEQRDEPKFSLLDIKIELAKRMLKRCSFCEWRCRVDRTVEGRRGACKLGDKSLISTWFHHYGEEPPLVGSGGSGTIFFTGCTFRCVFCQNWDISQDWSNGVVVDAKRLALIIKRLRLDGVLNINFVGGDPTMHLHTILESMRYVDVNVPMLWNSNMYLTEEAMSILKDVIDIWLPDFKYGNDKCAVRLSKVPRYFEVVSRNHIIAHANGDIIIRHLVLPNHIECCTKPVLEWIAKNCPRALVNVMGQYHPDHLVPSNPEKYIDIARRLRRDELERAYAIAESLGLVYEPVS, encoded by the coding sequence ATGTTCTTTAAATCAAGCGCGCTCTTCGTCTGGAGTGATGAGCGAGTCAAGGATAGGTTGAGCTGGTACTATGAGGTTATGCTTGACCGCAAACCAGCCAAGTTCAGAATCTGTAGATCAATAGGGACTGATCTTGACCCTACACAAGCCGGCATCGAAGACCTTCTAAAGGAGCATAGCCGCCTCCAAGGGAAGTTCGCAGAAACCCTGCAGCAAGTCAAGTCTGGGGCAGCAACAGTAGAGCAGAGGGATGAGCCGAAGTTCAGTCTGCTCGACATAAAGATCGAGTTGGCTAAGAGGATGCTGAAGAGGTGCAGCTTCTGCGAGTGGAGGTGCAGAGTCGATAGGACGGTAGAGGGTAGGAGGGGCGCTTGCAAACTCGGGGATAAGTCTCTCATCTCAACCTGGTTCCACCACTACGGTGAGGAGCCTCCTTTAGTCGGCTCAGGAGGCTCTGGCACAATATTCTTCACAGGCTGCACCTTTAGGTGCGTCTTCTGCCAGAACTGGGACATCTCACAAGATTGGAGTAATGGTGTTGTTGTAGATGCTAAGAGGCTCGCTCTGATAATCAAGAGGCTTAGGTTAGATGGAGTGCTTAACATAAACTTTGTGGGTGGTGACCCTACGATGCACCTTCACACCATCTTAGAGAGTATGCGTTACGTGGATGTGAATGTGCCTATGCTCTGGAACAGCAACATGTACTTAACAGAGGAAGCTATGAGTATATTGAAGGATGTGATAGATATCTGGCTACCGGACTTCAAATATGGCAACGATAAATGCGCAGTGAGGCTCTCTAAAGTGCCCAGATATTTTGAAGTAGTTTCAAGAAACCACATAATCGCACATGCAAACGGGGACATCATCATACGCCACCTCGTTCTACCAAACCACATAGAATGCTGCACAAAACCTGTCTTGGAGTGGATCGCAAAAAACTGCCCCAGAGCGCTAGTCAATGTAATGGGTCAGTACCACCCAGACCACCTAGTCCCCTCAAACCCCGAAAAGTATATTGACATTGCAAGGAGGCTTAGGCGAGACGAGCTAGAGAGGGCATATGCTATAGCCGAGAGCCTAGGTCTGGTCTATGAGCCGGTATCATAA
- a CDS encoding winged helix-turn-helix transcriptional regulator: MSEEMLQEVAKVFYALSSVARLRILSLLESSRRPLHIKAVSRALKIDYATVYRHIKALESAGLVEIYDVGRSRVVEVKDPNTLKELIAKAGELKQRAAKNE; encoded by the coding sequence ATGTCCGAAGAAATGCTTCAAGAAGTCGCCAAGGTCTTTTATGCGCTGAGCAGCGTGGCTAGGCTTAGAATTCTTTCTCTTCTAGAATCAAGTAGGAGACCACTACACATAAAGGCGGTTTCTAGGGCGCTTAAGATAGATTACGCTACCGTGTATAGGCACATTAAAGCACTGGAATCAGCTGGGTTGGTTGAAATATATGATGTTGGTAGATCTAGGGTTGTGGAGGTAAAGGACCCCAACACACTCAAAGAACTCATAGCGAAGGCTGGGGAACTTAAGCAGAGGGCGGCGAAGAACGAGTAA
- a CDS encoding RidA family protein encodes MKKTYPLYYGGVKQRFARSVVVGDLIFLSGSSGRTLETGEVSSLDVREQTWVALEKIRLALEEAGSSMDYIVKTVIYLKDMADYEAVRETETRYYEKYAPSLLEERPASTCVQVVSLSKPNMLVEIDAIATFPPRRKRKR; translated from the coding sequence ATGAAGAAGACTTACCCTCTTTATTATGGTGGCGTGAAACAAAGGTTCGCTAGGTCTGTCGTCGTCGGTGATCTGATCTTCCTCTCCGGTTCAAGTGGCAGAACTCTTGAAACTGGGGAGGTTTCTTCGCTTGATGTGAGGGAGCAGACTTGGGTTGCTTTGGAGAAGATCAGACTGGCGCTTGAGGAAGCTGGTTCGAGTATGGATTACATAGTGAAGACCGTCATCTACCTTAAGGATATGGCAGACTATGAAGCTGTCCGGGAAACAGAAACACGCTACTATGAGAAGTACGCCCCCTCTCTGCTAGAAGAAAGGCCGGCAAGCACCTGTGTTCAAGTTGTCTCACTCTCGAAGCCAAACATGCTGGTCGAGATAGACGCAATAGCGACCTTTCCACCTAGAAGAAAAAGAAAGAGGTAA